The genomic DNA AGCGACGACATAACTAGTCCAGTCGTCGCGTCCAAGTCCAGTCAGGGATCACAGCACGCACCCCGTGGCGTGAACCATGGGACCATCCACGCCCAAGCCCATCAAAAGCCACGGCCGGGCGACAGCAATGTACCTCGGCCGTCCTGCCCGCGAATCAGGCAAATCACGCGAATGCCATCACCCACTCGCAAGCTGCGTTATACAAACAAGCGAAGCGAAGCCGTCCCAATTTTCCAGGTTTAAAAGGGCAAAAGCTTTAGCCACCGAGGTCACTGAGTCTGGAATGCTCCCCAAAACCTGATCCAGGTGTTATGAAAGTCTAGAGCCAATTCCGGCAAAGGATTTTCCATGAGCAAGAAACGACGACGACATTCACCCGAACAGATCATCAAGAAGCTGCGTGACGCGGATGCCATGCTTGCCGCCGACAAGAGCGTGGGTGAGGTTCTCCAAGCACTGGAAGTTAGCGAGGCCACGCTGAGCCGCTGGCGGAGCCAGTATGGCGGCATGAAGAGCGAAGAGGCCAAGCGTCTTAGGGCACTTGAGGAGGAGAACAACCGACTCAAGAAGATTGTGGCCGACCAAGCTTTGGATATTTCGATGCTGAAGGAAATCACCAAGGGAAACTGACGACCCCTCGATCGCGACGCGCGGCAGTAGCAGAGCTTCAACAGAAGTTCGCTGTGTCGCAACGACGTGCCTGCCGCGTGCTCGACCAACCGCGATCGAGCCAGCGATTTGAGGGGAAACCCAAAGACGAAGACGAGCGACTGACGAAGCGAATTCTTCACTTTGTTCGCGAGCGTCCTCGCTGGGGGTATCGACGTATCTGCCAACTTCTTCGCCGCGACGGTGAGACTATTAACAGGAAAAAAATGTATCGGCTTTGGAGAGCATCGGGGCTGAAGGTGCCACAAAAGCGTCGCAAAAAGCGTGCTACTGGCGTCCGAGGCAATGCATGCGACGTTCAAGCGGCAGGTTTTGTTCACGATGTTTGGAGCTGGGATTTCGTGCAATCGTCGACACTTGATGGACGAACGATTCGCTTCTTGAACATCGTCGATGAGTACACGCGGCAATGCCTGACGATCAAGGTCGGCCGCAGTATCACGAGCGAAGATGCGATCGACACGCTGGCTGAGCTGTTTGCAATGCACGGCGTTCCGAAACGACTTCGTTGCGATAACGGCCCCGAGTTCATCTCGACAGCGATCAAGCAATGGCTGGCAAAGATTGGCGTTGAGATCCTTTACATCGAACCTGGCTCGCCATGGCAGAACGGTGTCTGCGAGAGTTTCAACAGCCGGCTTCGTGACGAGTATCTGCATCAAACGGATTTGATCAATGAAGACGACACACGGATGAAAGCACGAGCTTGGCGGGAGGACTTCAACACCCAGCGCCCGCACAGTTCGCTTGGCTATCTAACCCCATCAGAGTTCGCGCATCGCAGTGCTGCTTCCGTTCGGCCTACGGCCTCACTCCAGCAGCACTGCGAATCACCCACCCCTGTTTCCTAACCCAATCTTTCATAACGCCTGGTGCAGAAAACTGGGGCATCCCAAGTCCACAGAGGAAATCGATCAACCACCTCAACCCTCTGTGGACTCGATGAACTCTGTGGCAAAACCAACAACCGCCCTCCGGATTCCCTCGGCACCCCATCCGGCAGTCGGTGACCTGAGCTGGCGTCGAGGCTTCAGCCGATCCGCACACAGGACATTCAGTACGCCGATCCGCACACTGGCCAACCAGCACGCAATCCGCACAACGGCAACCCCGCGCGCAATGGCGTAGCCATGGCATGATAGAGCCTGGGACGCAAGTCCCAGGTGACAGCATCGACGATACAAACCAAAGTCGCAAAGCGACGACAGAATCAGTCCAGCCGTTGTGCCCAAGTCCCGGCAGGGATGACAGCGCGTACGCCGTGGCGTGAGTCCGCCCCAAGGCCATCAATAGCTCCGGCGAGGCGGCACCAATGTACCTCACACGTCCTGCCCGCGAATCACGCAAATCACGCGAATGCCATCACCCGCTCGCAAGCTGAGTTATACATACCACCGAAACGAGTCCGCCCCAATTTTTCCAAGTCTCCAAAAAAAAGGGCACGAACCGTCGAAACGGAACGTGCCACCGAGCGGAAAGTGTGTGTGCTCCGTAAACGGAGCGGGGTACGGCACTTGCGGTGTTTTCCCCCGTCGCTACAAAAAAAACGCACATAATACAATACTATGTACGCCTTAGCTGAGAAGCCGCAAACAAAGTTACAACAAGTGTAGCTTTGCATAGGAGTTCCTGCCTCGGATGCTTAAGCGTAGCCAATCGGCGTCTGTTTTTCAAGAAGGTAAGTCAGTGTCGACGTGCTACTATCCCAGTCAAAAAACATAGACGAACCTTTGACTGATTTGAAAACTTGGTTGCGATTTAACTTCATCCCGGAAAATCGGCTGACTGTATCGATCATGATCTTTCGTTCCTCCACAGAAAGAAATGGGCAGCAAGCGAGGTCCGACGCAAGCATCAACGCATCTGCTCGCTTGCAGTTGTCCGGCATGCGATCCAAAAAAACTCTAATTTTCGACATGATTGCATTCCTGATCGCGCTGTATTGAGCACGATCTGAG from Rosistilla carotiformis includes the following:
- a CDS encoding IS3 family transposase, which encodes MSQRRACRVLDQPRSSQRFEGKPKDEDERLTKRILHFVRERPRWGYRRICQLLRRDGETINRKKMYRLWRASGLKVPQKRRKKRATGVRGNACDVQAAGFVHDVWSWDFVQSSTLDGRTIRFLNIVDEYTRQCLTIKVGRSITSEDAIDTLAELFAMHGVPKRLRCDNGPEFISTAIKQWLAKIGVEILYIEPGSPWQNGVCESFNSRLRDEYLHQTDLINEDDTRMKARAWREDFNTQRPHSSLGYLTPSEFAHRSAASVRPTASLQQHCESPTPVS
- a CDS encoding transposase; this encodes MSKKRRRHSPEQIIKKLRDADAMLAADKSVGEVLQALEVSEATLSRWRSQYGGMKSEEAKRLRALEEENNRLKKIVADQALDISMLKEITKGN